In one window of Maribacter sp. BPC-D8 DNA:
- a CDS encoding thioredoxin family protein, translating to MSKFGELIDLKVPVLLDFYAEWNEQSTAMHSVLRDVAAALGNRGKVIKIDVDKNKELSQALRVKGLPTLMIYKKGEMVWRQSGEQDATTLMGILKEYV from the coding sequence ATGTCCAAATTTGGTGAGCTAATAGATTTAAAGGTACCCGTTCTACTTGATTTTTATGCAGAGTGGAACGAACAGTCGACTGCAATGCATTCTGTATTAAGAGATGTGGCCGCTGCCTTAGGTAATAGAGGTAAGGTTATAAAGATTGATGTGGATAAGAACAAAGAGCTTTCTCAAGCGCTACGTGTTAAAGGTCTACCTACACTTATGATTTATAAAAAAGGTGAAATGGTATGGCGACAAAGTGGTGAGCAAGATGCTACTACGCTAATGGGTATTCTGAAAGAATACGTTTAA
- a CDS encoding metallophosphoesterase yields MIRWVLFVIGYVALSFYVLQALKTITKQPWWSWIYIAISLVVMINFIYQFSIGEETGRVLSIPKSYAFGFLLTMLTFNIITILFLFSEDMYRLISGLYQKLYGEEKQFGLPARRRFLSLLALGIAAVPFGALLYGMYKGKYNFKVLKYDLEFDDLPDSFDGYQITQISDIHSGSFDDRKMIEYGIDLINKQKSDVLLFTGDMVNNMTSEMEPWADLFSTLEAKDGKFSVLGNHDYGDYIPWDTEELKHQNLEDLKTLQKKMGFDLLLNEHRYLQKGDDKIALVGVENWGKGGFKKAGDLKKAASKINADDFKILMSHDPSHWEMEVIQDAYHYHLTLSGHTHGMQFGIEIPGWIKWSPVKWRYPYWAGIYKEMGQFINVNRGFGFLGYPGRVGIWPEITVITLKKKALT; encoded by the coding sequence ATACGTTGGGTTCTTTTTGTTATAGGTTATGTTGCTTTGAGTTTTTATGTGCTTCAGGCATTGAAAACCATTACCAAACAACCGTGGTGGTCTTGGATCTATATTGCAATCTCTTTGGTTGTTATGATCAATTTTATATATCAATTCTCTATTGGTGAAGAAACAGGTCGTGTTTTAAGTATACCTAAAAGTTATGCTTTCGGGTTTTTATTGACCATGTTGACTTTCAATATCATTACTATTCTGTTTTTGTTCTCTGAAGATATGTATCGCCTAATTTCTGGTTTATATCAAAAGTTATATGGTGAAGAAAAACAATTCGGATTACCTGCTAGAAGACGATTTTTAAGTTTACTCGCTTTAGGTATTGCTGCAGTTCCTTTTGGTGCGCTATTGTATGGTATGTATAAAGGTAAATACAACTTTAAAGTCTTGAAATACGATTTAGAGTTCGATGATTTACCCGATAGTTTTGACGGCTATCAGATTACTCAAATTTCAGATATACATAGTGGTAGTTTTGATGATAGAAAGATGATAGAATATGGTATTGACTTAATCAATAAGCAAAAAAGTGATGTTTTGTTGTTTACTGGTGATATGGTCAATAATATGACTTCTGAAATGGAACCATGGGCAGATTTGTTCAGTACCCTTGAGGCTAAAGATGGCAAGTTTTCAGTTTTAGGAAATCATGATTACGGAGATTACATCCCTTGGGATACAGAAGAACTAAAACATCAGAATTTAGAAGACTTAAAAACACTGCAAAAGAAAATGGGTTTTGATCTTCTGCTTAACGAGCACAGGTACTTGCAAAAAGGAGATGATAAAATTGCATTGGTAGGAGTGGAGAATTGGGGTAAAGGTGGATTCAAAAAAGCGGGTGATCTTAAAAAAGCGGCTTCAAAGATTAATGCCGATGATTTTAAAATATTGATGAGTCATGATCCATCGCACTGGGAAATGGAGGTAATACAAGATGCTTATCATTATCATTTAACTTTAAGCGGACATACCCACGGTATGCAATTTGGTATCGAAATACCTGGATGGATCAAGTGGAGCCCTGTGAAATGGAGGTACCCTTATTGGGCAGGTATCTATAAAGAAATGGGTCAATTTATTAATGTAAACAGAGGTTTTGGCTTTTTAGGATACCCAGGTAGGGTAGGAATTTGGCCTGAAATCACCGTAATAACACTCAAGAAAAAGGCGTTAACATGA